A genomic window from Desulfovibrionales bacterium includes:
- a CDS encoding ABC transporter permease: protein MRRFFFAIGHKTLSAISQMGDIAIMLISALSWAFIPPLRIRNIFKQMEFIGVKSIFIVILTGLFTGGVLALQSYYAFRKFGGESLLGATVALSMTRELGPVLTALMVTGRAGSAIAAELGTMRVTEQIDALAVMAINPVKYLVVPRIIAGILVVPILTVIDDFVGIVGGYIIGVGLLKINPGIFMAKMIELVELSDIFNGLFKSVCFGLLLTLIGCYKGYHTRGGAEGVGRATTESVVVSSVSILV, encoded by the coding sequence ATGCGCAGATTTTTCTTTGCTATCGGCCACAAAACACTCTCCGCCATTAGCCAGATGGGCGACATAGCCATTATGCTTATAAGCGCCCTTAGCTGGGCATTTATACCACCCTTGCGCATACGCAATATCTTCAAGCAAATGGAGTTCATAGGCGTTAAATCAATTTTTATCGTTATACTTACGGGCCTCTTTACCGGTGGGGTTCTGGCCTTACAGAGTTATTATGCCTTCCGCAAATTCGGCGGCGAGTCGCTCCTCGGGGCTACTGTCGCCCTTTCCATGACACGGGAACTGGGTCCGGTTTTAACCGCACTCATGGTTACCGGACGGGCGGGGTCGGCCATAGCCGCGGAGTTAGGGACCATGCGGGTTACGGAACAGATCGATGCCCTGGCGGTTATGGCCATAAATCCGGTCAAATATCTGGTTGTACCACGAATTATTGCCGGTATTCTGGTTGTCCCCATCCTCACGGTTATTGATGACTTTGTCGGCATTGTGGGGGGATATATAATTGGTGTAGGCCTGCTTAAGATCAACCCCGGCATCTTCATGGCTAAGATGATAGAATTGGTGGAGCTGTCGGATATTTTTAACGGCCTTTTCAAGTCCGTATGTTTCGGGCTGCTTCTTACGTTAATCGGTTGTTACAAGGGTTACCATACCAGAGGCGGCGCGGAAGGGGTGGGGCGGGCTACTACTGAGTCCGTAGTCGTGTCCTCTGTCAGCATACTGGTTG